From Candidatus Babeliales bacterium:
AATCTAAAATTTTTATTAAATCTACAGATAAAAATGCAAGAGGCGCTGATCCTTCAACAAGTTCAGGATGAGCGCAGGGAAATATCTTAGAGTGGAAATAGAACTTAGTTTTCGTATAAGCTATTATTTTATGCGTAACGCATGCACATAATTAATCACATCTTGAACATTGTGCAAACCTTCAGCATCTTCATCATTAATTTCAATGCCAAATTCTTCTTCTATTTTCATGATAATATCAACCATATCAAGAGAATCTGCACCAAGATCTTGTAATGTTGACTGTGCATTTACTGCTGACACATCAATATGTAACTTCTCAGCGATAATGGAAATAATTTTACTTGCCGTTTCATTCATTTCAATTGCCATCAATTTATACCCCATACTCCATTTCATTTCGTACGGGGACCCCCCCGAGGAAATGAATATGATTTGTTATAACATCTCTTTAAGTGTGTCAATATCTCTCACCCCACGCTCACTTTATTCCGCGCGGGGACCCACTAAAGAGCTTGTTATTTTATTATCTCTTTAAGTGTGTCAATATCTGCTTTTTTTGCAATCGACATAACAATTTTTTCTGGATATTGCTGCTTAATTACTTCAGATAACTTATTACCTGGACTTGCAACAAGAATACAATCATAATCAACCAACTCTCGCATTACACGAGTCAAATCTAACGATGAATTAATGAGACGAATAAAGCGTTCTTTAGTATCTGCGCCTGCCGTTATTGTGTTGCCATCGATACAACTAATCAATGGTATTTTCAGATCTTTAAAATCAACTTTTTCCAAATAACTTTTAAACAGATCAACCACACTGTTCATCAATGATGAATGTAACCCTGCTTCTACACCAACATATTCCATTTGAGCATCACCAAACATATCTTGTAATTGTGCAAGACTTGTGCGACTTCCTGCAATAATGTGATCTGTAGGACTGTTATAAATAGCTACAAATACTTTATTTTCATCATCGCTGACTTTGGTACATGCAGCTTCAAGCTGTGCAGTTGCAATTCCCGTAACATGCAAAACATCCACTTCCATTTCATCAACAATTTCTTGATAAAATGAACAAAATTTATTCAATAAATATAAACCATCTGGCAAACTAAAACATCCCGCTGCAAACAATGCTGCGCTTTCACCATTATTGTATCCAGCAACAACATCAGGCTCTATACCATGTTCTTTTAAGACTGCGTAGGTAGCACTGCCAACTAAAAAGAGAGAAGTGTATGCATTTCCCATTTTACCTAATTCAACATCTGAAGACGCAAAACATAATTTAACAAAATTGGTATTTAAACAATTTGAGGCTTCTTCAAAATACTCTTGTACAATACGATATTCATCGTATAACTCTTTACCCATACCAACAAATTGGCTGCCATAACCAGGAAACAATAATGCTATTTTCATAGGAGTCCTTTAAGCGTTCGTAGGTTTCATCCCCAGCTTCGTTACTCTTAGCCGGGGTCCCCGTGTGAAATAAAATGGAACATGGGGTTAACAAGCTCACCACGAACGGAGTAAGAAATTTTTAATCCCGTTCGTCCTGAGTTTATCGAAGGAAACGAACTTTTTTAAACTTATTCCAAACTAGCACGAAACGCCTTCAAACGAGCAACAATTTCCTTTTTTCCTACAACAGCCAACAAATCAAATACTCCAGGACCAGACGCTTTTCCTAGTAATGCAAGACGAATAGGTTGTAATAATGTTACCAACTTAATACCAAGTTGTGCTGCTAGCTCTTTTGCAATAGCTGCACAATTATCATGCGTTAGTATCTCTTGCTGCTCAAGGGCATTAATCACTGCATCAAGATGAGACTTTGTCTCAGCACTAATCCATTTTTGCATGTCTTCTGCATGTCGCTCTTGCGTACCATCGTGTACCAGCACAACTTCTTCAACCATGCTTTTTAATGTTTTGACACGCTCTTTATACAGCGCAATAACTTGTTTAATTGTTTCAACAGGCCATGAAAATTGTGTAATAAAATGAGCATCAACATCGCGCACAATTGCATCAAAAATTTCTTCTTCTGTCATTGCTTTTAAGTAAACACCATTGACCCATGCAAGTTTTTCAAAATCAAAAATTGCACCTTTTTTACCAATATGTTCCAAAGAAAAGTGTTCAATCAATTCTGATAATGAAAATATTTCCTGATCACCATGTGACCAACCAAGACGTGCCAAATAATTAAGCAGTGCATGCGGAAGATAACCTTCACGCCGATATTCAACAACTGATGTTGCACCATCACGTTTACTTAATTTATCGCCACTTGGCCCCAAAATAAGAGGTAAATGTGCAAAAAATGGTACTGCATATCCACACGCTTCATACAGTAAAATTTGCTTTGGTGTGTTAACAATATGTTCTTCCCCGCGAATAATGTGCGTAATGCCCATAAAAGCATCATCAACTACCACAACAAAGTTGTACATGGGAAAACCGCCGGAGCGGAGAATAATAAAATCATCAAGTTGATCAAGACCAAATGTTATGGTTCCCTTAATAAGATCATCAAAAGAAACTTCAGTGCGATCTTTAGGCAACTTAAAACGAACAACATGTTGTTTTTGTTCATCACCGTTTTGTGTGGGTCTGTCACGACAGTAACCATCATACGTCACAAAAAAATCATCCCCTGCATGTTCACGCCCATAGCGCACAAGCAGTTCTTCTGGTGAGCAAAAACAACGATACGCTTTGCCTGCATCAATAAGTTGTTGCGCAACTTTTTGGTGCTCTGCTATACGCTCACTTTGCGTTACAATTTCTTCATCGTGTTCCAATTGCGTCCATGCAAATGAATGCAATATTGAATCACGATATTCAACTGTTGATCGCTCAAGATCAGTGTCTTCTATGCGAAGTAAAAACGCGCCACCATGGTGACGCGCAAAAAGCCAATTAAATAATGCTGTTCGCAACCCACCAATATGTAAATGCCCTGTTGGTGACGGCGCAAAACGAACTCGCACTGGTTTTTCAATACTCATTATGTCTCGCTACACAATCGTTAATGTAAGTTTATCTTGTACATGACTTACCCATGGAGATGGCGATATTTTTTCATCGCGTTGCTCATCAACAAGTTGTTGCCATACTTCACGTGCCGAATCAGTCTGATTCATTGCCCAGTAGTAGCGCCCCAAATAAAATTGTGCACTATCACGGAACTTATTATTGGCATCGTGCGCTAATTGTTTTAATGTTTCCAATCCAGTTGTTTTGATCACATCATCTGCATTGTCCAACTGCAGCAAGGCTCGTTCCATTTCGTACAAGGCCAGCATTGGCGATCCTGGCATATCAGTAATCATTTTATCCAATGTAGCAAGCGCTTCATCTCTTTTATCCTGATTTAATAAAATGCGAACTTTATAACCCAAATAATAGGGTAACAATGATGAGCTTGCATGCTTTTCATAATTTTTTTCAAACTTTTCAAGCAATGCAGACCATTCAGGATTTTTTTCACGTGATATTGTTTCGTATTCTGTCATTAAAGAACTGAAATCATATTGAGCTGCTCGCTCTTTTTTTACTACCCATAGTTTATGAGCAAAGAACAAAACCATTACCATCACAAAAACAGAAAAAACTACTCCGATCAATGTACTTTGCGCACGTAGTGCATCAGAAATAGTTTGGAAAATTGACGAACGCGTCGTTTTTTGAATAGCCATATTACATAACTCCACGAAAAACTGTTGTTAAACATATGATTTAGCCCAACTTTAATCCCCAACTCCGCTTCTTTCTCGCATTTCCAGTTCCTTTTAATGGGTACCCGATCGAAATGAAATGAAGATTGGATATAAAACGTACCATACCTGAGCAAAAAAATAAAGTGTCCTAAAGTTGCGCTTGATGAAAAACAGGCGGCTGCTTGACTACCTTGATGACATTCGTACCTTTTTCCAACAACACTTTTAAAGTTTCATTAAATGTCGGCATAATTTTTTGATCTATCGTTTTCTGAGCAAAAAAAATCGCCTGTGTAATTGCTTGCTCTTTTGAAGATCCATGTGCAATTACTACCGGCTTATTGACGCCCAATAAAAGCGCTCCACCTGTACGCGCGTAATCAATTTTATTTTTAATACGACTGAGTAACGGATATGTCAGACCAAGTAATACTTTCAAAAACAATGAGCGCGATGCTTCATCTTTCATCCAATCCATAACAGCCTTCGCTGTTCCCTGAATACTTTTAAGTAGTATATTACCGGTAAATCCATCAGTCACAATGACGTCAGCACGACCAGAAAAAATATCACGCGATTCAATATTACCAACAAACTCAAGATCTGTTTTTGACATTAACTCAAAGGCTTGTTTGACAAGAGTAGAACCTTTGTACGATTCATGTCCGTTAGAAAGCAACGCAATACGCGGTTGAGCTATATGTTTTACAAGACGCATGTATGCATAACCCATGTACGCAAACTGAACCATATATTCGGGCTTACAATCAGGATTTGCACCCAAATCAAGACAAAACAAGGAACCGTTATTAGTAGGCAAAAAAGTACCAATTGCTGGACGCAAAACACCCGGTACGCGACCAATAATAATTGTTGCCGCTGCCATTACGGCACCTGAGTTACCAGCAGAGACAAACGCCTGCGCTTTACCAGAATGCACTGCTTGCAACGCACGAATAATTGACGCATCTTTTTTACGTAACATACCGCGAATAGGATCTTCATCCATATCAATAACATCAGAACAATGAACAAGTTCTATTGGAAGAGAACGCCACCGAGGACAGTAATGTGCCAACAATGGCATAATTTTATCCTGGTTGCCAAATAAGATAAGGGGAACTCCTTTTTGTGC
This genomic window contains:
- the gltX gene encoding glutamate--tRNA ligase, giving the protein MSIEKPVRVRFAPSPTGHLHIGGLRTALFNWLFARHHGGAFLLRIEDTDLERSTVEYRDSILHSFAWTQLEHDEEIVTQSERIAEHQKVAQQLIDAGKAYRCFCSPEELLVRYGREHAGDDFFVTYDGYCRDRPTQNGDEQKQHVVRFKLPKDRTEVSFDDLIKGTITFGLDQLDDFIILRSGGFPMYNFVVVVDDAFMGITHIIRGEEHIVNTPKQILLYEACGYAVPFFAHLPLILGPSGDKLSKRDGATSVVEYRREGYLPHALLNYLARLGWSHGDQEIFSLSELIEHFSLEHIGKKGAIFDFEKLAWVNGVYLKAMTEEEIFDAIVRDVDAHFITQFSWPVETIKQVIALYKERVKTLKSMVEEVVLVHDGTQERHAEDMQKWISAETKSHLDAVINALEQQEILTHDNCAAIAKELAAQLGIKLVTLLQPIRLALLGKASGPGVFDLLAVVGKKEIVARLKAFRASLE
- a CDS encoding tetratricopeptide repeat protein; the encoded protein is MAIQKTTRSSIFQTISDALRAQSTLIGVVFSVFVMVMVLFFAHKLWVVKKERAAQYDFSSLMTEYETISREKNPEWSALLEKFEKNYEKHASSSLLPYYLGYKVRILLNQDKRDEALATLDKMITDMPGSPMLALYEMERALLQLDNADDVIKTTGLETLKQLAHDANNKFRDSAQFYLGRYYWAMNQTDSAREVWQQLVDEQRDEKISPSPWVSHVQDKLTLTIV
- the plsX gene encoding phosphate acyltransferase PlsX → MIAVDVMGGDYAPQETIKGALAAAQKGVPLILFGNQDKIMPLLAHYCPRWRSLPIELVHCSDVIDMDEDPIRGMLRKKDASIIRALQAVHSGKAQAFVSAGNSGAVMAAATIIIGRVPGVLRPAIGTFLPTNNGSLFCLDLGANPDCKPEYMVQFAYMGYAYMRLVKHIAQPRIALLSNGHESYKGSTLVKQAFELMSKTDLEFVGNIESRDIFSGRADVIVTDGFTGNILLKSIQGTAKAVMDWMKDEASRSLFLKVLLGLTYPLLSRIKNKIDYARTGGALLLGVNKPVVIAHGSSKEQAITQAIFFAQKTIDQKIMPTFNETLKVLLEKGTNVIKVVKQPPVFHQAQL
- the acpP gene encoding acyl carrier protein; translation: MKWSMGYKLMAIEMNETASKIISIIAEKLHIDVSAVNAQSTLQDLGADSLDMVDIIMKIEEEFGIEINDEDAEGLHNVQDVINYVHALRIK
- a CDS encoding acyltransferase domain-containing protein yields the protein MKIALLFPGYGSQFVGMGKELYDEYRIVQEYFEEASNCLNTNFVKLCFASSDVELGKMGNAYTSLFLVGSATYAVLKEHGIEPDVVAGYNNGESAALFAAGCFSLPDGLYLLNKFCSFYQEIVDEMEVDVLHVTGIATAQLEAACTKVSDDENKVFVAIYNSPTDHIIAGSRTSLAQLQDMFGDAQMEYVGVEAGLHSSLMNSVVDLFKSYLEKVDFKDLKIPLISCIDGNTITAGADTKERFIRLINSSLDLTRVMRELVDYDCILVASPGNKLSEVIKQQYPEKIVMSIAKKADIDTLKEIIK